One part of the Marinobacterium rhizophilum genome encodes these proteins:
- the rpsJ gene encoding 30S ribosomal protein S10 → MQNQKIRIRLKAFDHRLIDSSALEIVETAKRTGAQVRGPIPLPTRKERFTVLISPHVNKDARDQYEIRTHKRVLDIVEPTEKTVDALMKLDLAAGVEVQISLG, encoded by the coding sequence ATGCAGAATCAGAAAATTCGAATTCGTCTGAAGGCGTTTGATCATCGCCTGATCGACTCTTCCGCTTTGGAGATCGTAGAGACTGCAAAGCGGACTGGTGCTCAGGTGCGTGGTCCGATCCCACTTCCCACCCGCAAAGAGCGTTTTACAGTACTGATTTCTCCGCACGTCAACAAAGACGCCCGCGACCAGTATGAAATCCGTACCCACAAGCGTGTTCTGGACATCGTTGAACCGACTGAAAAAACAGTCGACGCACTGATGAAACTGGATCTTGCTGCGGGCGTTGAAGTGCAGATCAGCCTCGGCTAA
- the tuf gene encoding elongation factor Tu → MGKQAFERNKPHVNVGTIGHVDHGKTTLTAALTRVCSEVWGGAAVAFDGIDNAPEERERGITIATSHVEYESPVRHYAHVDCPGHADYVKNMITGAAQMDGAILVCGATDGPMPQTREHILLSRQVGVPFIVVFLNKADLLAEDCGGVDSEEYAEMLELVEMELRELLDTYEFPGDDTPIIAGSALMALNGEDDNELGTTAVKKLVETLDSYIPEPERAIDQPFLMPVEDVFSISGRGTVVTGRVERGILKVGDQIEIVGVRDTQTTTCTGVEMFRKLLDEGRAGENVGALLRGTKRDDVERGQVLCKPGSIKPHTQFEGEVYVLSKEEGGRHTPFFKGYRPQFYFRTTDITGACELPEGVEMVMPGDNVQMSVTLINPIAMEEGLRFAIREGGRTVGAGVVAKIIA, encoded by the coding sequence ATGGGTAAGCAAGCATTTGAACGTAACAAGCCGCACGTCAACGTCGGCACCATCGGTCACGTCGACCACGGCAAGACCACTCTGACAGCCGCGCTGACGCGCGTTTGTTCTGAAGTATGGGGCGGCGCAGCCGTTGCCTTCGACGGTATCGACAATGCTCCTGAAGAGCGTGAGCGCGGTATCACCATCGCGACTTCGCACGTTGAGTACGAGTCTCCGGTTCGCCACTACGCGCACGTTGACTGCCCGGGTCACGCCGACTACGTCAAGAACATGATCACCGGTGCGGCCCAGATGGACGGCGCTATCCTGGTATGTGGCGCCACTGACGGCCCGATGCCGCAGACGCGCGAACACATCCTGCTGTCTCGCCAGGTTGGTGTACCTTTCATCGTTGTCTTCCTGAACAAGGCTGACCTGCTGGCTGAAGATTGCGGCGGCGTTGATTCTGAAGAATACGCTGAAATGCTGGAACTGGTTGAAATGGAGCTGCGTGAGCTGCTGGATACTTACGAGTTCCCGGGCGACGACACTCCGATCATCGCAGGTTCCGCGCTGATGGCGCTGAACGGCGAAGACGACAACGAGCTGGGCACCACTGCTGTCAAGAAGCTGGTTGAGACTCTGGACTCCTACATTCCGGAACCTGAGCGTGCTATCGATCAGCCGTTCCTGATGCCGGTGGAAGACGTGTTCTCCATCTCCGGTCGCGGTACTGTTGTTACCGGTCGTGTAGAGCGTGGCATCCTGAAAGTCGGCGACCAGATCGAAATCGTCGGTGTTCGTGACACTCAGACCACGACTTGCACCGGTGTGGAAATGTTCCGCAAGCTGCTGGACGAAGGTCGTGCAGGCGAGAACGTTGGCGCGCTGCTGCGTGGCACCAAGCGTGACGACGTTGAGCGTGGTCAGGTACTGTGCAAGCCGGGTTCCATCAAGCCGCACACCCAGTTCGAAGGCGAAGTCTACGTACTGAGCAAGGAAGAAGGCGGACGTCACACTCCGTTCTTCAAAGGCTACCGTCCGCAGTTCTACTTCCGTACCACGGACATCACCGGTGCCTGTGAGCTGCCGGAAGGTGTTGAGATGGTAATGCCGGGTGACAACGTGCAGATGTCTGTTACCCTGATCAACCCGATCGCCATGGAAGAAGGCCTGCGTTTCGCGATTCGCGAAGGCGGCCGTACCGTTGGTGCCGGCGTTGTAGCTAAAATCATCGCCTAA
- the rplP gene encoding 50S ribosomal protein L16 has protein sequence MLQPKRLKYRKVMKGRNRGLALRGSKVSFGEFGLKATGRGRITARQIEAARRTMTRHVKRGGKIWIRVFPDKPITTKPLEVRMGKGKGNVEYWVAQIQPGKVLFEMSGVPESLAAEAFALAAAKLPLATTIVKRTVM, from the coding sequence ATGCTGCAACCGAAACGTCTTAAATACCGCAAGGTGATGAAGGGTCGCAACCGCGGCCTGGCACTGCGCGGCAGTAAAGTAAGCTTTGGCGAGTTTGGTCTCAAGGCTACCGGCCGTGGTCGCATCACGGCGCGTCAGATCGAAGCTGCACGTCGTACCATGACTCGTCACGTAAAGCGTGGCGGCAAGATCTGGATTCGTGTCTTCCCTGACAAGCCGATCACCACCAAGCCGCTTGAAGTTCGTATGGGTAAGGGTAAAGGTAACGTTGAGTACTGGGTTGCCCAGATCCAGCCGGGTAAAGTGCTGTTCGAAATGAGCGGCGTTCCTGAGTCTCTGGCGGCTGAAGCCTTCGCGCTTGCTGCTGCCAAGTTGCCTTTGGCTACAACCATTGTTAAGCGGACGGTGATGTGA
- the rplC gene encoding 50S ribosomal protein L3, whose translation MTVGLIGRKAGMTRVFTEDGVSVPVTVIEVEPNRVTQVKTIEADGYTAVQITTGGCKASRLSKPEAGHFAKAGVEAGRGLWEFRLSNDEEINVGDALTVERFEAGQKVDVTGQSKGKGFQGAIKRWNFSMQDATHGNSLSHRAPGSIGQCQTPGRVWKGKKMAGHMGAERVTIQTLEVVRVDAERNLLLVKGAVPGAPGGDVIVKPAVKAGA comes from the coding sequence ATGACTGTAGGTCTAATCGGACGTAAAGCGGGTATGACCCGTGTCTTCACTGAAGATGGCGTGTCCGTGCCAGTCACCGTCATCGAGGTCGAGCCGAACCGCGTGACTCAGGTGAAAACCATTGAAGCTGATGGTTACACCGCTGTGCAGATCACCACTGGTGGCTGCAAAGCGAGCCGGCTGAGCAAGCCGGAAGCTGGTCACTTTGCTAAAGCTGGCGTTGAAGCCGGCCGCGGTTTGTGGGAGTTCCGCCTGTCGAATGACGAAGAAATCAACGTTGGCGATGCGCTGACTGTTGAGCGCTTCGAAGCAGGTCAGAAAGTAGATGTTACCGGTCAATCCAAGGGCAAGGGATTCCAGGGCGCGATCAAGCGCTGGAATTTCAGCATGCAGGATGCGACTCACGGTAACTCGCTGTCTCACCGAGCTCCGGGTTCCATTGGACAATGTCAGACTCCTGGCCGCGTCTGGAAAGGCAAGAAAATGGCAGGTCACATGGGTGCTGAGCGCGTCACTATTCAGACCCTTGAAGTCGTTCGCGTTGACGCTGAACGCAACCTGCTGTTGGTCAAAGGTGCCGTGCCGGGTGCTCCCGGCGGTGACGTAATCGTTAAACCGGCTGTCAAGGCTGGCGCCTAA
- the rplD gene encoding 50S ribosomal protein L4 codes for MNLNLAGTAGSVEVSDLAFGKEFNESLVHQVVTAYLAGGRQGTKAQKTRSEVSGGGAKPWRQKGTGRARAGTIRSPLWRTGGVTFAAKTRDHAQKVNKKMYRAALRCIFSELVRQDRLVVVEDFAMESPKTKQFIAKLNELSLNNALLITEDVEQNLYLASRNVPHVDVRDAAGIDPVSLVGFEKVLVTVPALKKIEEVLA; via the coding sequence ATGAATCTGAATCTAGCTGGAACTGCCGGTTCGGTTGAAGTATCCGACCTGGCTTTTGGTAAAGAATTCAACGAATCGCTGGTACATCAGGTCGTTACTGCGTACCTGGCCGGTGGTCGTCAGGGTACCAAAGCCCAGAAAACCCGTTCAGAAGTATCTGGCGGTGGTGCCAAGCCGTGGCGTCAGAAAGGTACAGGTCGTGCTCGTGCCGGTACCATTCGTAGCCCGCTGTGGCGCACCGGTGGCGTAACTTTCGCCGCCAAAACACGCGATCACGCTCAGAAAGTAAACAAGAAAATGTACCGCGCAGCACTGCGTTGCATCTTCTCTGAGCTGGTGCGTCAGGACCGTCTGGTTGTGGTTGAAGATTTCGCTATGGAATCTCCGAAAACCAAACAGTTCATCGCCAAGCTGAACGAGTTGTCACTGAACAACGCGTTGCTGATCACTGAAGACGTTGAGCAGAACCTGTATCTGGCTTCTCGTAACGTACCGCACGTTGACGTGCGTGACGCTGCAGGCATCGACCCTGTCAGCCTGGTTGGCTTCGAGAAGGTTCTGGTAACTGTGCCTGCTCTGAAGAAAATCGAGGAGGTACTGGCATGA
- the rplV gene encoding 50S ribosomal protein L22 → MMEVAAKLKGASLSAQKARLVVDQIRGKAVGEALNILAFSPKKGAAIIKKVLESAIANAEHNEGADIDDLRVSTAFVDEAPSMKRIKPRAKGRADRIIKRTCHITVKVAD, encoded by the coding sequence GTGATGGAAGTTGCCGCTAAATTGAAAGGCGCCAGCCTGTCCGCCCAGAAAGCTCGTTTGGTCGTAGACCAGATCCGCGGTAAGGCAGTGGGCGAAGCTCTGAACATCCTGGCGTTCAGTCCGAAAAAGGGTGCGGCGATCATTAAGAAGGTACTGGAGTCTGCTATCGCGAATGCGGAGCATAACGAAGGTGCTGACATTGATGATCTGCGCGTTTCTACGGCCTTCGTTGACGAAGCGCCGAGCATGAAACGTATTAAGCCGCGTGCGAAAGGTCGTGCTGATCGTATTATCAAGCGCACCTGTCACATTACCGTTAAGGTCGCAGACTAA
- the rplE gene encoding 50S ribosomal protein L5 produces MSRLKALYKETVRQQLKEELNSPNIMAVPRVTKITLNMGVGEALGDKKQLENAVADMQAIAGQKPVVTLARKSIAAFKVREGWPIGCKVTLRGQQMWEFLDRLVDISIPRIRDFRGLNPKSFDGRGNYSMGVKEQIIFPEIDYDKVDKLRGMDITITTTAQTNEEGRALLAALNFPFKK; encoded by the coding sequence ATGTCTAGACTGAAAGCGCTTTACAAAGAAACTGTTCGCCAGCAGCTCAAAGAAGAGCTGAACTCGCCGAACATCATGGCTGTCCCCCGCGTTACCAAGATCACCCTGAACATGGGTGTTGGTGAAGCACTGGGCGACAAGAAACAGCTGGAAAACGCTGTTGCCGACATGCAGGCCATCGCTGGTCAGAAGCCGGTCGTTACCCTGGCGCGCAAGTCCATTGCGGCGTTCAAGGTACGTGAAGGCTGGCCGATTGGTTGCAAGGTCACCCTGCGTGGCCAGCAAATGTGGGAATTCCTCGACCGCCTGGTCGACATTTCCATTCCGCGTATTCGCGATTTCCGTGGTCTGAACCCGAAATCGTTTGATGGTCGCGGCAACTACAGCATGGGTGTCAAAGAGCAGATCATTTTCCCCGAAATCGATTACGACAAGGTGGACAAGCTGCGTGGGATGGATATCACCATCACCACCACTGCTCAGACCAATGAAGAGGGTCGTGCCCTGCTGGCTGCCCTGAACTTCCCGTTCAAGAAGTGA
- the rpsN gene encoding 30S ribosomal protein S14 produces MAKQSMKAREDKRTATVAKYAAKRAELKSIINSPSSSEDARWDALVALQKLPRDASPARQQRRCQLTGRPHGVYRKFGLSRNKLREAAMRGDVPGLKKASW; encoded by the coding sequence ATGGCTAAACAATCGATGAAAGCTCGTGAAGACAAGCGTACTGCGACTGTCGCTAAGTACGCTGCCAAACGCGCTGAACTGAAATCCATCATCAACAGCCCGTCTTCTTCTGAAGATGCGCGTTGGGATGCACTGGTCGCGCTGCAGAAATTGCCGCGTGACGCTAGCCCGGCCCGTCAGCAGCGTCGCTGCCAGCTGACCGGTCGTCCGCACGGTGTTTACCGCAAGTTCGGCCTGAGCCGTAACAAACTGCGTGAAGCTGCAATGCGTGGCGATGTGCCGGGTCTTAAAAAGGCCAGCTGGTAA
- the rplW gene encoding 50S ribosomal protein L23, translated as MNQARIYQVLMGPHISEKATIVAEGSQQVVFRVADTATKQEVKTAVEALFNVKVKGVNILNIKGKTKRTARGLGKRNDVRKAYVCLAEGSEIDFLAGE; from the coding sequence ATGAACCAGGCTCGTATTTATCAGGTGCTAATGGGGCCGCACATTTCCGAGAAAGCGACTATCGTGGCTGAGGGTTCTCAGCAGGTCGTTTTCCGTGTGGCAGACACTGCTACCAAGCAGGAAGTCAAAACTGCTGTTGAAGCGCTGTTTAACGTTAAGGTTAAAGGCGTCAACATCCTGAACATCAAGGGCAAGACCAAGCGTACTGCACGCGGTCTTGGCAAGCGGAACGACGTTCGCAAGGCGTATGTATGCCTGGCCGAAGGTTCCGAAATTGATTTCCTGGCTGGCGAATAA
- the rpsS gene encoding 30S ribosomal protein S19, whose protein sequence is MPRSLKKGPFIDLHLLKKVEAAIESNDKRPLKTWSRRSTIFPNFVGMTIAVHNGRQHVPVFVTEDMVGHKLGEFVPTRTYRGHAADKKAKKK, encoded by the coding sequence GTGCCACGTTCACTGAAGAAAGGTCCCTTTATCGACCTTCACCTGCTGAAAAAGGTAGAAGCTGCAATCGAGAGCAATGACAAGCGTCCTTTGAAGACCTGGTCACGTCGCTCTACCATCTTCCCGAATTTCGTGGGCATGACGATTGCGGTTCATAACGGTCGCCAACATGTACCGGTCTTTGTTACCGAAGACATGGTTGGTCACAAACTAGGTGAGTTTGTTCCTACTCGCACCTACCGCGGACATGCAGCCGATAAAAAGGCTAAGAAGAAGTAA
- the rpsH gene encoding 30S ribosomal protein S8, with protein sequence MSMQDTLADMFTRIRNGHMAQKQAVSMPSSKLKVSVAEVLKEEGYIASYAVEGDVKPVLSVELKYFEGKPVIEEIKRVSRPGLRIYKASNDLPKVAGGLGVAIVSTSKGVMTDRAARTAGVGGEVICTVF encoded by the coding sequence ATGAGCATGCAAGATACACTGGCGGATATGTTCACACGTATCCGTAACGGCCATATGGCACAGAAACAGGCCGTATCCATGCCGTCTTCCAAGCTGAAAGTATCAGTTGCAGAAGTGCTGAAGGAAGAAGGTTACATTGCCAGCTACGCAGTAGAAGGTGATGTTAAACCGGTCCTCAGCGTTGAGCTGAAGTACTTCGAAGGGAAGCCGGTAATCGAAGAGATCAAGCGCGTAAGCCGTCCGGGCCTGCGTATCTACAAAGCTTCCAACGACCTGCCCAAAGTGGCCGGTGGTCTGGGTGTCGCGATCGTCTCCACCAGCAAGGGTGTGATGACGGACCGCGCTGCGCGTACCGCTGGTGTCGGTGGTGAAGTGATCTGCACGGTATTCTAA
- the fusA gene encoding elongation factor G: protein MARKTPIARYRNIGICAHVDAGKTTTTERVLFYTGLSHKIGEVHDGAATMDWMEQEQERGITITSAATTCFWAGMNQQFEPHRVNIIDTPGHVDFTIEVERSLRVLDGAVVVLCASSGVQPQTETVWRQANKYEVPRMVFVNKMDRAGADFYMVVDQLKKRLGAVPVAINLPIGAEDEFKGVVDLIRMKAIMWNEADQGMTYELEDIPADLQARAEEMREQMVEAAAEASDELMDKYLEGTELTVEEIKAGLRARTLSNEIVPMMAGSAFKNKGVQFMLDSVIEYLPSPVEVKAIEGTLDDKDETIGTREADDSAPFSALAFKIATDPFVGTLTFVRVYSGVLNSGDSVINSVKSKKERIGRMVQMHANSREEIKEVRAGDIAAMIGLKDVTTGDTLCSLDDRIILERMEFPEPVISVAVEPKSKADQEKMGIALGKLAQEDPSFRVETDQESGQTIISGMGELHLDILVDRMRREFKVEANIGKPQVAYREKIRKTVEANHKFARQSGGRGQYGHVVVEFSPSDEEGLEFLNEIVGGSIPKEYIPAIQKGIEEQMKNGVIAGYPLIGLKARLYDGSFHEVDSNEMAFKIAASQALKKYAQEASPCLLEPMMKVEVVTPEDYMGDVMGDLNRRRGLVQGMDDTTGGKVIRAQVPLGEMFGYATDLRSATQGRATYSMEFDDYAEAPANIAEAVINQK from the coding sequence GTGGCTCGTAAAACTCCTATAGCACGCTACCGTAACATCGGTATCTGTGCGCACGTAGACGCCGGTAAGACCACCACTACCGAACGTGTACTGTTCTACACAGGTCTTTCTCACAAGATCGGTGAAGTACACGACGGTGCCGCCACCATGGACTGGATGGAGCAGGAGCAGGAGCGTGGTATTACTATCACGTCCGCTGCGACCACCTGTTTCTGGGCCGGCATGAACCAGCAGTTCGAACCGCACCGCGTCAACATCATCGACACCCCGGGGCACGTTGACTTCACGATCGAAGTAGAGCGTTCCCTGCGTGTACTCGACGGTGCCGTGGTTGTACTGTGCGCCTCTTCCGGTGTGCAGCCGCAGACCGAGACTGTATGGCGCCAGGCCAACAAGTACGAAGTTCCACGCATGGTATTCGTCAACAAGATGGACCGTGCCGGCGCTGACTTCTACATGGTTGTTGACCAGCTGAAGAAGCGTCTGGGTGCTGTTCCTGTTGCGATCAACCTGCCGATCGGTGCTGAAGACGAATTCAAGGGTGTTGTTGACCTGATTCGCATGAAGGCCATCATGTGGAATGAAGCCGACCAGGGCATGACCTACGAGCTGGAAGATATCCCGGCCGACCTGCAGGCGCGTGCTGAAGAAATGCGCGAGCAGATGGTTGAAGCCGCCGCCGAAGCCTCTGACGAACTGATGGACAAGTACCTTGAAGGTACTGAACTGACCGTCGAAGAAATCAAGGCCGGTCTGCGTGCCCGTACCCTGAGCAACGAAATCGTGCCGATGATGGCCGGCTCCGCGTTCAAGAACAAGGGTGTTCAGTTCATGCTGGACTCTGTTATCGAATACCTGCCCTCGCCGGTTGAAGTCAAGGCGATCGAAGGTACCCTGGATGACAAGGACGAGACTATCGGAACCCGCGAAGCGGACGATAGCGCGCCGTTCTCCGCTCTGGCGTTCAAGATTGCGACCGACCCCTTCGTTGGTACTCTGACCTTCGTACGCGTTTACTCCGGCGTCCTGAACTCCGGCGACAGTGTTATCAACTCTGTCAAGTCGAAGAAAGAGCGTATCGGCCGTATGGTGCAGATGCACGCCAACAGCCGTGAAGAAATCAAGGAAGTTCGTGCTGGCGATATCGCTGCCATGATCGGCCTGAAAGACGTTACCACCGGTGACACCCTGTGCAGCCTGGATGACCGTATCATCCTCGAGCGCATGGAATTCCCGGAGCCGGTAATTTCTGTTGCTGTTGAGCCGAAATCCAAGGCTGACCAGGAAAAAATGGGTATCGCACTGGGCAAGCTGGCCCAGGAAGATCCCTCTTTCCGCGTTGAAACCGATCAGGAATCCGGCCAGACCATCATCTCTGGCATGGGTGAGCTGCACCTGGACATCCTCGTTGACCGCATGCGTCGCGAGTTCAAGGTTGAAGCGAACATCGGCAAGCCGCAGGTTGCCTACCGCGAGAAGATCCGCAAGACCGTCGAAGCAAACCACAAGTTTGCCCGTCAGTCCGGTGGTCGCGGTCAGTACGGTCACGTTGTTGTGGAGTTCAGCCCGTCTGATGAAGAAGGTCTGGAGTTCCTGAACGAGATCGTGGGTGGATCTATTCCGAAGGAATACATTCCGGCGATCCAGAAGGGTATCGAAGAACAGATGAAGAACGGCGTTATCGCGGGCTACCCGCTGATTGGCCTGAAAGCACGTCTGTACGACGGTTCCTTCCATGAGGTTGACTCCAACGAGATGGCGTTTAAAATCGCAGCTTCTCAGGCGTTGAAAAAATACGCTCAGGAAGCCAGCCCCTGCCTGCTGGAGCCGATGATGAAAGTCGAAGTCGTGACTCCGGAAGACTACATGGGCGACGTGATGGGTGACCTTAACCGTCGTCGTGGTCTCGTTCAGGGTATGGACGACACCACCGGTGGCAAGGTTATTCGCGCTCAGGTGCCGTTGGGCGAAATGTTCGGTTATGCAACCGATCTGCGTTCGGCAACCCAGGGTCGTGCGACCTACTCCATGGAGTTTGATGACTACGCTGAAGCGCCTGCAAACATTGCAGAAGCGGTTATCAACCAGAAATAA
- the rplX gene encoding 50S ribosomal protein L24, with protein sequence MRKIRRDDEVIVIAGKDKGKRGTVLRVLANDRLIVTGINMVKKHTKPNPMQGKAGGIVEKEAALAVSNVAIFNPQSGKGDRVGFKLLEDGTKVRIFKSTGEVIGG encoded by the coding sequence ATGCGCAAAATTCGTCGCGACGATGAAGTCATCGTCATCGCAGGTAAAGACAAGGGCAAGCGTGGCACTGTGCTGCGTGTGCTGGCTAACGATCGTCTGATCGTCACTGGCATCAACATGGTGAAGAAGCACACCAAGCCTAACCCCATGCAGGGCAAGGCCGGTGGCATCGTTGAGAAAGAGGCTGCCCTGGCAGTTTCCAACGTCGCGATCTTCAATCCGCAGTCTGGCAAGGGCGACCGCGTCGGCTTCAAATTGCTTGAGGACGGCACCAAGGTGCGCATCTTCAAGTCCACCGGCGAAGTCATTGGCGGATAA
- the rpsQ gene encoding 30S ribosomal protein S17, with the protein MSAEKRTRTVTGKVISDKMDKTITVLVERKEKHPIYGKYLKRSTKLHAHDDKNECQIGDWVTIAETRPLSKTKTWSLVRIEERAAKV; encoded by the coding sequence ATGAGCGCTGAAAAACGTACTCGCACTGTGACCGGTAAAGTTATCAGTGACAAGATGGACAAGACCATCACAGTTCTGGTTGAACGCAAAGAGAAACACCCGATTTACGGCAAGTATCTCAAGCGTTCTACCAAGCTGCACGCTCATGACGATAAGAACGAGTGTCAGATCGGTGACTGGGTGACCATCGCGGAAACCCGTCCTCTGTCCAAGACCAAAACTTGGTCGCTGGTTCGTATTGAAGAGCGCGCAGCGAAGGTGTAA
- the rplN gene encoding 50S ribosomal protein L14, which produces MIQTESMLDVADNSGAKRVQCIKVLGGSHRRYAGVGDIIKVTVKEAIPRGKVKKGQVLKAVVVRTRKGVRRPDGSVIRFDTNSAVLLNQNDAPIGTRIFGPVTRELRSEKFMKIISLAPEVL; this is translated from the coding sequence ATGATTCAGACTGAATCAATGCTTGATGTCGCTGACAACAGCGGCGCCAAGAGAGTGCAGTGCATTAAGGTCCTGGGCGGTTCTCACCGTCGTTACGCAGGTGTCGGTGACATTATTAAAGTTACCGTCAAGGAAGCAATTCCGCGTGGCAAGGTGAAGAAAGGCCAGGTTCTCAAGGCTGTTGTAGTACGTACTCGTAAGGGTGTTCGTCGTCCTGACGGCTCTGTAATCCGCTTTGATACTAACTCTGCGGTATTGCTGAACCAGAACGACGCTCCGATCGGAACACGTATCTTTGGCCCAGTAACGCGTGAACTTCGCTCTGAGAAGTTCATGAAGATCATTTCCCTGGCGCCTGAAGTGCTCTAA
- the rpmC gene encoding 50S ribosomal protein L29, with protein MIAKELREKSVDELQQELLGLLKDQFNLRMQKATGQLAQNHLLSQVRRDIARVKTVLNEKAGD; from the coding sequence ATGATTGCTAAAGAACTGCGGGAGAAATCCGTAGATGAACTTCAGCAGGAACTCCTGGGTCTGCTGAAGGATCAGTTCAATCTGCGCATGCAGAAGGCAACTGGTCAGCTGGCACAGAATCACCTGCTAAGCCAGGTTCGTCGCGACATTGCTCGTGTTAAGACTGTACTGAACGAAAAGGCAGGTGACTAA
- the rplB gene encoding 50S ribosomal protein L2 gives MAVIKTKPTSAGRRHLVKVVNQELHKGKPYAPLVEKKSKSGGRNNNGRITTRHIGGGHKAHYRLVDFRRNKDGIPGVVERLEYDPNRSANIALLKYADGERRYVIAAKGIKEGSVVLSGVDADIKVGNTLPLRNIPVGSTIHCIELKPGKGAQLARSAGASAQLVAREGTYATLRLRSGEMRKVLVECRATLGEVGNSEHSLRQLGKAGAKRWRGVRPTVRGVAMNPVDHPHGGGEGRTSGGRHPVTPWGVPTKGHKTRKNKRTDKLIVRRRSAK, from the coding sequence ATGGCAGTTATCAAGACTAAGCCGACCTCTGCTGGACGTCGTCATCTGGTCAAGGTTGTTAACCAGGAACTGCATAAGGGTAAACCTTACGCGCCCCTGGTTGAGAAAAAGAGCAAGTCCGGTGGTCGTAACAACAACGGACGTATCACTACCCGTCATATCGGTGGTGGTCACAAGGCTCATTACCGTCTGGTCGACTTCCGTCGCAACAAGGACGGTATTCCTGGAGTGGTCGAGCGTCTGGAATATGACCCGAACCGTTCCGCAAACATCGCGCTGCTGAAATACGCAGACGGTGAGCGTCGCTACGTTATTGCGGCCAAGGGTATCAAAGAAGGTTCGGTTGTGCTTTCTGGCGTGGATGCTGACATCAAGGTCGGTAACACTCTGCCGCTGCGCAACATTCCGGTGGGTTCTACCATCCACTGCATCGAACTGAAGCCCGGTAAAGGTGCACAGCTGGCACGTTCTGCGGGCGCTTCTGCGCAGCTCGTAGCACGTGAAGGGACTTATGCGACCCTGCGTCTTCGCTCCGGCGAAATGCGCAAGGTGCTGGTCGAATGTCGTGCGACTCTGGGTGAAGTTGGCAACAGCGAACACAGCCTGCGTCAGCTCGGTAAAGCCGGTGCTAAACGCTGGCGCGGTGTTCGTCCGACCGTTCGCGGTGTTGCTATGAACCCGGTAGATCACCCGCATGGTGGTGGTGAAGGTCGTACATCTGGCGGTCGTCACCCGGTTACTCCATGGGGTGTGCCGACTAAAGGTCATAAGACCCGTAAGAACAAGCGTACCGATAAGTTGATCGTACGCCGTCGTTCTGCCAAGTAA
- the rpsC gene encoding 30S ribosomal protein S3, protein MGQKIHPTGIRLGIVKDHTSTWYADKGVYATKLLNDLKVREYLEKKLSNASVSRIEIERPAQNAKITIYTARPGIVIGKKGEDVEKLRNAVSEMMGVPVHINIEEVRKPELDATLVAQSIAGQLERRVMFRRAMKRAVQNAMRIGAKGIKIQLGGRLGGAEIARSEWYREGRVPLHTLRADIDYSSFEAHTTYGVIGIKVWIFKGEILGGIEQVRAEKNAPKKKAK, encoded by the coding sequence ATGGGTCAGAAAATACATCCGACCGGTATTCGCCTTGGCATCGTTAAAGACCATACCTCTACTTGGTATGCGGACAAGGGCGTGTATGCCACCAAACTGCTTAACGACCTGAAGGTACGCGAGTACCTTGAGAAGAAGTTGAGCAATGCATCTGTTAGCCGCATCGAGATCGAGCGTCCGGCGCAGAATGCAAAGATCACCATTTACACTGCCCGCCCGGGTATCGTAATTGGCAAGAAAGGCGAAGACGTCGAAAAACTGCGTAACGCTGTTTCCGAGATGATGGGTGTGCCCGTGCACATCAACATCGAAGAAGTACGCAAGCCTGAGCTTGACGCTACTCTGGTTGCCCAGAGCATTGCAGGCCAGCTGGAACGCCGTGTCATGTTCCGTCGCGCCATGAAGCGTGCGGTACAGAACGCCATGCGTATTGGTGCCAAGGGCATCAAGATTCAGCTGGGCGGCCGCCTGGGTGGTGCCGAGATCGCGCGTTCCGAATGGTACCGCGAAGGTCGTGTTCCGTTGCACACTCTGCGTGCGGACATCGATTACTCGTCCTTCGAAGCGCACACCACTTACGGTGTGATCGGCATTAAAGTCTGGATCTTCAAAGGCGAGATTCTTGGCGGCATCGAACAGGTGCGTGCCGAGAAGAATGCGCCGAAGAAGAAAGCTAAGTGA